A genomic region of Arachis stenosperma cultivar V10309 chromosome 9, arast.V10309.gnm1.PFL2, whole genome shotgun sequence contains the following coding sequences:
- the LOC130949241 gene encoding DELLA protein RGL1-like, giving the protein MVSERFSPTGFNLNGILDGYGSIQEEHVEFRVEDTTNTSTITKFLGDMNNNNPIPYNEKNEPQQHDDFKFDNLVLEEFSFYPDPHQKTQPLLLPQKNNNQSLVRKTSSVEPPRSPPPPPSWELLCSYGSRIQRLGRRNLSGASEEAKTSTSISPQKLSTEEIVRLAGTRYVQYSSQWQDNWFMPMHPYAQIGFMILSEEENRDIDLAQFLLASADKIGCQQFERANSLLLQCQWNSSNLGNTVQRLVFHFSCALKERLNREIGGMVLERNSQRELVEAMQMDHNSAIACHQKLPFNQVMQFVGVQALVEHVASKTKIHLIDLGLGYGLMATVLMQALAERSEKPVELVKITAVGCGSKRVLDEAGRRLVSFAKSLKFRILFKTVFVEDITELREDHFEIENDDAVAVYSPNTLRILVPSPDSLDNLMRVLRKIKPAIMVVVEIEANHNSPLFVNRFIESLFFFSAYFDCIETCLNQENECRMRLEAILSEAIRNIVALDDKERAARNVKIHVWRRFFARFRMFETEFSESSVYQGNLVIKKLGLSNICTLDKNGKSLIIGWKGTPIHSISAWKFL; this is encoded by the coding sequence ATGGTGAGCGAGCGTTTCTCTCCAACAGGTTTCAATCTCAACGGAATCCTCGACGGTTATGGTTCAATACAAGAAGAGCATGTTGAGTTTCGAGTCGAAGATACCACCAACACCTCAACAATAACGAAATTTCTTGGAGACATGAATAACAATAATCCAATCCCTTATAATGAGAAAAACGAGCCCCAGCAACATGATGATTTCAAGTTTGATAACTTGGTGCTAGAAGAGTTCAGCTTTTACCCTGATCCACATCAAAAGACACAACCATTATTATTGCCACAAAAGAATAATAATCAATCGTTGGTCAGAAAAACAAGTTCGGTTGAACCACCACGGTCGCCACCTCCGCCTCCTTCATGGGAGCTCCTCTGCAGTTACGGAAGCAGGATCCAGAGGTTAGGACGGAGAAACTTAAGCGGCGCCAGCGAAGAAGCGAAAACTAGCACTAGCATTAGTCCCCAGAAGTTATCAACAGAGGAAATAGTAAGATTGGCAGGAACAAGGTATGTGCAATACTCTTCACAATGGCAAGATAATTGGTTCATGCCAATGCATCCTTATGCTCAAATTGGTTTCATGATTTTGTCTGAAGAGGAAAATAGGGACATTGACCTTGCCCAATTTCTCCTAGCTTCAGCTGATAAGATTGGGTGCCAACAATTCGAGCGTGCGAATTCATTGCTCCTTCAATGCCAATGGAAttcatcaaatcttgggaacaCAGTTCAGAGACTCGTCTTTCATTTCTCTTGCGCACTGAAAGAAAGGCTGAATAGAGAGATAGGAGGGATGGTGTTAGAGAGGAATTCGCAGAGGGAACTGGTTGAAGCAATGCAAATGGATCATAACTCGGCGATAGCATGCCATCAAAAGCTTCCTTTTAATCAAGTGATGCAATTTGTTGGTGTGCAAGCTTTGGTTGAGCATGTTGCATCAAAAACCAAAATCCATTTGATAGATCTTGGGCTTGGATATGGGCTGATGGCGACAGTTCTTATGCAAGCTCTGGCCGAGCGAAGCGAAAAGCCGGTCGAGCTTGTGAAGATAACTGCCGTTGGATGTGGAAGTAAGAGGGTGCTAGATGAGGCAGGGAGGAGGTTGGTGAGCTTTGCCAAGTCCTTGAAGTTTCGCATTTTGTTTAAGACAGTTTTTGTTGAAGACATTACAGAATTAAGGGAAGATCATTTTGAGATTGAAAATGATGACGCTGTGGCCGTTTACTCTCCCAATACCCTGAGGATTTTGGTGCCAAGTCCTGATTCCTTGGACAACTTGATGAGGGTGTTAAGGAAGATTAAACCGGCTATTATGGTTGTTGTTGAGATTGAAGCAAACCACAACTCTCCTTTATTTGTGAATCGATTCATTGAgtccttgtttttcttttcagCATATTTTGATTGCATTGAAACGTGTCTAAATCAGGAGAATGAGTGCAGGATGAGATTAGAAGCAATATTATCTGAAGCAATACGAAACATTGTTGCATTGGATGACAAAGAGAGAGCAGCTAGGAATGTGAAGATACATGTTTGGAGAAGGTTTTTTGCGAGATTTAGAATGTTTGAAACTGAATTTAGTGAGTCATCGGTATACCAAGGTAACTTGGTTATTAAAAAGCTTGGGTTGAGTAACATTTGCACGTTAGATAAGAATGGAAAGAGTCTTATCATTGGATGGAAGGGGACCCCAATTCACTCCATCTCAGCATGGAAGTTTCTTTAA